In the Solanum pennellii chromosome 5, SPENNV200 genome, one interval contains:
- the LOC107020494 gene encoding pleiotropic drug resistance protein 1-like isoform X2, whose amino-acid sequence MEPANLNNFRGSLRASMRADSSRSIFSRSARDEDDEEALKWAALEKLPTFDRMRKGLLFGKEGESATEVDTNDIGHQERKNLLDRLVKVADEDNEKFLLKLKDRIQTVGIDLPSIEVRYEHLNIVADAYVGSRALPTFINFMTNFVETFLNTIHILPSRKRQITILKDVSGMIKPSRMTLLLGPPSSGKTTLLLALAGKLDPTLKVTGKVTYNGHELHEFVPQKTAVYISQYDLHIGEMTVRETLEFSARCQGVGPRYEMLAELSRREKAANIKPDHDVDIYMKASVTKGQEANVVTDYVLKILGLDVCADTMVGDEMLRGISGGQKKRVTTGEMLVGPSKALFMDEISTGLDSSTTFSIVNSLRQSVQLLNGTAVISLLQPAPETYNLFDDIILLSDGRIVYQGPREAVLDFFESMGFKCPERKGVADFLQEVTSKKDQQQYWAKRDEPYRFITSKEFAEAYESFHVGKKFADELATPYDKTKSHPAALSTQKYGLGTKEMLKVCAEREFLLMKRNSFVYIFKLFQLVVMALIMMTVFFRTEMPRDNMDDGGMYAGALFFVVVVIMFNGMAEINLTILKLPVYFKQRDLLFYPSWAYALPTWILKIPITFIEVGLWTFLTYYVMGFDPNVSRLFKQFLLLVLVHQMASGLFRFIGAAGRTMGVATTFGAFALVLQFALSGFVLSRNDVKKWWIWGYWISPLMYSVNSILVNEFDGKKWEHIAPNGAEPLGHAVVRSRGFFPDAYWYWIGVVALIGFIIIFNLCYSIGLAYLNPFGKQVMISEDDENDRLIEGSETEGEKKKGMVLPFEPHSITFDNVVYSVDMPQEIKDQGSTEDRLVLLKGVSGAFRPGVLTALMGVSGAGKTTLMDVLAGRKTGGYIDGDIKISGYPKKQETFARISGYCEQNDIHSPYITVYESLVYSAWLRLPQDVDKNKRKMFVEEVMELVELTPLRSALVGLPGVNGLSTEQRKRLTIAVELVANPSIIFMDEPTSGLDARAAAIVMRAVRNTVDTGRTVVCTIHQPSIDIFEAFDELFLMKRGGQEIYVGPLGRYSCHLIKYFESLPGVSKIKEAYNPATWMLEVTAASQEMMLGVDFTDLYKKSDLYKRNKALIAELSTPRPGTKDLHFETQFSQSFWTQCMACLWKQHLSYWRNPSYTAVRFIFTVILALVFGTLFWDLGSRLSRSQDLFNAMGSMYAATLFLGVQNSSSAQPVVAVERTVFYRERAAGMYSALPYAFGQVIVEIPYVFLQAVFYGIIVYAMIGFEWTVAKFFWYLFIMYFTLLYFTFYGMLTVAVSPNQNVASIIAAFFYALWNLFSGFIVPRPRIPIWWRWYYWLCPVAWTLYGLVASQFGDLQTMLSDDENVEQFLGRYFGFEHDFLGVVAAIIVAWPVVFAFLFAFAIKAFNFQKR is encoded by the exons ATGGAGCCGGCGAATCTTAACAATTTTAGAGGTAGTTTAAGGGCGAGTATGAGGGCGGATTCTAGTCGCTCGATATTTTCGCGCTCAGCAAGAGATGAGGATGATGAAGAGGCTCTTAAATGGGCTGCATTGGAGAAATTGCCAACGTTCGATCGGATGAGAAAAGGTTTATTGTTTGGAAAAGAAGGTGAAAGTGCTACTGAAGTTGATACAAATGATATTGGACATCAAGAAAGGAAGAATTTGCTTGATAGGCTTGTGAAGGTTGCTGATGAAGATAATGAGAAGTTCTTGTTGAAACTCAAGGACAGAATCCAAAC AGTTGGGATTGATTTGCCATCAATAGAAgtgagatatgaacatctcaaCATTGTGGCAGATGCATATGTAGGAAGCAGAGCATTGCCTACTTTTATCAACTTCATGACCAATTTTGTTGAG ACATTCTTGAATACTATTCACATACTTCCAAGTAGAAAGAGGCAAATCACAATTCTCAAAGATGTAAGTGGTATGATTAAGCCTTCAAGGATGACTCTACTTTTGGGACCTCCAAGCTCTGGAAAGACTACTTTGTTATTAGCTTTGGCTGGAAAACTTGATCCTACTCTAAAG GTTACTGGGAAGGTGACCTATAATGGACATGAACTACATGAATTTGTTCCACAAAAAACCGCTGTGTATATCAGCCAATATGACTTGCATATTGGAGAAATGACTGTAAGGGAAACTTTGGAATTTTCTGCAAGATGCCAAGGAGTTGGCCCTAGATAtg AGATGTTGGCTGAACTATCAAGAAGAGAGAAAGCAGCTAATATCAAACCAGATCATGATGTTGATATCTACATGAAG GCTTCAGTAACAAAAGGACAGGAAGCGAATGTTGTTACAGATTATGTTCTTAAG ATTTTGGGTCTGGATGTCTGTGCTGATACTATGGTGGGAGATGAAATGTTAAGGGGTATTTCAGGGGGGCAAAAGAAACGTGTAACGACGGGTGAAATGCTTGTTGGACCATCAAAGGCGCTTTTCATGGATGAAATCTCAACTGGATTGGACAGTTCAACTACTTTCTCCATTGTTAATTCGCTAAGACAATCGGTGCAGCTCTTGAATGGAACTGCTGTGATATCTCTGTTGCAGCCAGCCCCAGAGACTTACAACTTATTTGATGACATCATTCTGTTGTCAGATGGACGCATTGTCTATCAGGGTCCTCGGGAAGCCGTTCTTGACTTCTTTGAATCCATGGGATTCAAATGCCCCGAAAGGAAAGGTGTGGCAGATTTCTTGCAAGAG GTAACATCAAAGAAGGATCAACAACAATATTGGGCTAAGAGGGATGAGCCTTATAGGTTTATCACATCAAAAGAATTTGCTGAGGCATATGAGTCTTTCCACGTTGGAAAGAAATTTGCAGATGAGCTTGCAACTCCATATGACAAGACCAAAAGCCACCCTGCTGCTTTGTCTACTCAGAAGTATGGTCTAGGGACAAAAGAAATGTTGAAGGTCTGTGCTGAACGAGAATTCCTACTAATGAAAAGGAACTCATTTGTTTACATATTCAAGCTCTTTCAG CTCGTGGTAATGGCACTTATAATGATGACAGTCTTTTTCCGTACTGAGATGCCCCGAGATAATATGGATGATGGAGGGATGTATGCTGGTGCTCTCTTTTTCGTAGTCGTCGTGATTATGTTTAATGGAATGGCTGAGATCAACCTGACGATTTTGAAGCTTCCAGTCTACTTCAAGCAAAGGGACCTTCTTTTTTATCCTTCATGGGCTTATGCCCTTCCCACATGGATTCTCAAAATCCCAATAACATTTATTGAAGTTGGTCTTTGGACGTTTCTTACATACTATGTCATGGGATTTGATCCTAATGTTTCAAG GTTGTTCAAACAATTCTTACTTCTTGTACTAGTACACCAGATGGCATCGGGATTGTTCAGATTCATTGGTGCAGCAGGGAGAACAATGGGAGTCGCTACCACATTTGGAGCATTTGCACTGGTTTTACAATTTGCATTGTCTGGATTTGTCCTCTCGAGAA ATGATGTGAAGAAATGGTGGATCTGGGGTTACTGGATCTCACCATTAATGTATTCTGTGAATTCAATTCTTGTGAATGAATTTGATGGGAAGAAATGGGAACAT ATTGCACCAAATGGAGCTGAGCCACTTGGACATGCAGTAGTAAGATCTCGAGGGTTCTTTCCAGATGCATATTGGTACTGGATAGGTGTTGTGGCACTTATCGGATTCATAATAATCTTCAACCTCTGCTACAGTATTGGACTCGCTTACCTGAACC CTTTTGGTAAGCAAGTGATGATATCAGAAGATGACGAGAATGATCGACTCATTGAGGGAAGTGAAACTGAGGGTGAGAAGAAGAAGGGAATGGTTCTTCCATTTGAACCGCATTCCATCACTTTTGATAACGTTGTATACTCCGTTGACATGCCTCAG GAAATAAAAGACCAAGGTTCCACTGAAGATAGATTAGTACTTCTAAAAGGTGTGAGTGGAGCTTTCAGGCCAGGTGTTCTCACAGCCTTGATGGGTGTTAGTGGAGCCGGTAAAACAACATTGATGGATGTGTTGGCCGGAAGAAAAACAGGAGGATATATTGATGGTGACATCAAGATTTCTGGATATCCGAAGAAGCAAGAAACGTTTGCACGTATTTCTGGATATTGTGAGCAGAATGACATCCATTCACCTTACATTACAGTTTATGAGTCATTGGTTTACTCAGCTTGGCTGCGTTTACCTCAAGATGTTGACAAAAACAAGAGAAAG ATGTTTGTTGAGGAAGTTATGGAACTTGTGGAGCTAACTCCCTTAAGATCAGCGTTAGTCGGATTGcctggagtcaatggtctatcAACCGAGCAACGCAAAAGGCTGACTATTGCGGTTGAACTGGTAGCAAACCCCTCTATCATTTTCATGGATGAACCAACTTCAGGGTTGGATGCAAGAGCTGCTGCCATTGTAATGAGAGCTGTTAGGAACACTGTCGATACAGGTAGAACTGTCGTCTGTACCATTCATCAGCCTAGCATCGACATTTTTGAAGCCTTTGATGAG CTATTTCTAATGAAACGAGGAGGACAGGAGATATATGTTGGTCCTCTCGGTCGCTATTCTTGTCATTTGATCAAATACTTTGAG TCATTGCCTGGAGTTAGTAAGATAAAAGAGGCTTACAATCCAGCAACTTGGATGTTAGAAGTAACAGCCGCATCTCAAGAAATGATGTTAGGAGTTGACTTTACTGATTTGTACAAGAAATCAGACCTCTACAAGAGGAACAAAGCCTTGATTGCTGAATTAAGTACGCCTCGTCCTGGTACAAAGGATCTGCATTTTGAAACTCAATTTTCACAGTCTTTCTGGACTCAATGTATGGCATGTCTCTGGAAGCAACATTTGTCATACTGGCGTAATCCATCGTACACAGCAGTTAGATTCATCTTCACAGTCATTCTAGCACTTGTCTTTGGCACATTGTTCTGGGATCTTGGTAGCAGATT GAGTCGGAGCCAGGATCTTTTTAATGCTATGGGATCTATGTACGCTGCAACTCTCTTCCTTGGTGTACAAAATTCATCATCAGCCCAGCCTGTTGTAGCCGTTGAGCGTACTGTATTTTACAGAGAAAGAGCTGCTGGAATGTATTCTGCTTTACCTTACGCCTTTGGACAGGTTATCGTTGAAATACCTTACGTATTTTTACAAGCAGTTTTCTATGGCATAATTGTGTATGCAATGATTGGATTCGAATGGACTGTTGCCAAGTTCTTTTGGTACTTATTCATCATGTACTTCACTCTCTTGTACTTCACCTTCTATGGCATGCTGACTGTGGCTGTTTCCCCGAATCAAAACGTTGCTTCTATAATCGCGGCCTTCTTCTATGCTCTATGGAATCTCTTCTCAGGATTTATCGTTCCCCGACCT CGTATTCCAATATGGTGGAGATGGTACTATTGGCTTTGCCCTGTGGCATGGACCTTGTATGGTCTTGTTGCATCACAATTCGGAGACCTCCAAACTATGCTTAGCGATGATGAAAATGTTGAACAATTCTTGGGGCGTTATTTTGGATTCGAGCATGATTTTCTGGGAGTCGTTGCAGCAATAATCGTTGCATGGCCTGTTGTTTTCGCCTTCCTATTTGCATTTGCCATTAAGGCATTCAACTtccaaaaaagataa